The window TCCTTAATCCACTGAAAACCCTCCTGAAGCCTTCAACATCATCAGGCATTACCACTCCCTTTAGTCCAGAGGCCTCGGCCAGTAGGGCTAATTCACCATCAATCCAAGTTAACTCACCGGGTACCTTAAGGTAGAAGGCCGAGGAGACTGATAATGCAACAGCCTCTTCAATAATCCTACTCACTGGTGGTACTAAAACTGACCTAACTAAGTTATCCCTCTTCCTATAGTAAATGCGTTCCTCACTCCTCTTTCCCATTAACTCAGCTAGTTTAATTGCCTCAGCTTCATTTGATGATAAAACCGTAATCACACTACCCCTAATCATAAGGCACCCGCAGCCCCTTCACCCAATATATACTTTTGCACGCATTAATAACATTACGAATTCACGGTTCACCAGCCTTAATGCCCACTTAAGGGTTAATTAAAAGTAGTGTTAAGCATATTTAAATAAGTAGACGCATCACTAGGTTAGAATGGGTAAGTGCATTGTTCAGGTTGATAGAAGTAAGTTTAGGTTGGGGGAAGCGGTTTACATTATGTTAACTAATGTTAGCGATAGGGCGCTTTACATAGGTTCATGGCATGTACTTGACTCATCATCAAGAGTAGTGTTCACCATGGAGCCTCCTCAAGTGTTAATTTCACCATCCTCCTCAATAATGGTCACTTGGTTTCAAGTAACTAACGAGGGGACTCAGATTAGGAGAGGTAAGTATGAGGTGGTTTGGAGACCTAAGGATGAGGATGGTAACGAATACTCCTGCAATGTTCAAATTGAAGTAACATAAATTCATCAATGTTCCCCCATGCCATAGCTATAGAGCCTAGGTATTAGTTTCAGTTTAACACTACCTTCAAGTACTGTTAAGATTTTTACACCACAATTAAGTCACTAAATCTGTGGGTAAGGCAGCGCTAATGGTGGCTCTGCCAATGCTGATTGGCTTAACTAACGTTGATTACGCCAAACTAGCTAAGGGTGATGTAAGCTATAATGATTCAAGAGACTTCGTGAATAAGTTATGTACATCACTTAACCTTTACGATTGGCCCAAGCTAGTTGTTATTGAAACCGCAGTATACCCTATTAGCCAAATCCTAGATTTACCAGGGAGAAACCTTGAGGATATTTACATTGGAATGATAACCGTAGGTGAATTAATAGCAAGAGAGGTTAAAGCCAAGATAATCACCATAACTAGGAGCGGGGGCTTTAAGGCTAATGAATACTCTAAAGTCGTACCAATGCCCCAATGGCCTAAACATCCTGGGGAGGGCATCTTCATCACAATGGGTATGCTACCCATAAGCATAATGGGTAAGGTAAGCAGGTTACTTAACTGGTATGGGGAATTACTTAATGATCTTAAGGAAGGGACCATTGATGAATTAAGTAAGGAATTCATGAAGATGTATAAACTTAGCCGTGAAGGTTTAATTTACATATTCCCACCAATAGTTGACTTAGATGCTGGTGAATTAAGGAATGCATTGGTTGATGATGCAGTGCTGATACATGGTGAATTGGAGAAGTACCTCAAGCGCCGTGGAATTAAGGTGAGGGACACTAGGGTTTAAAGAATTCACGATGAATCACTAAGCCTTAACTTAATAAGAACCCATATTTATGGGTGATTCAAACGCCTTGCTTATCATTATGTCCGCTGGCTTATACTCATCATTTTCCTTAATGAGGAATGAAGCATCGGTAAGGTTTTGAAGAAGCTCACTTAACCTCTTATCATCAATCTCAACACCCTCCTTAGCCTCAATAGCCCTCTTAACATCACTCCACCTACAACCCTTAACGCACACCCTCATTATTGCATAGTACCTACTCTCTGCCCCCCTCCGTATGCTTAGGAAGTTCCTAAACTCCTCCATTATAAGTGATACGCCTAGGGATATTGTCTTATCTAACGCCTTCCTATGATCCCTTTCCTGAAGGTAATTGAAGCCATAGTAAGTTAACCAACCTGGTATGCCACCGAGATTACTGTAGGCATCCTCAAGTTCATCATCCTTAACCCTAACGCCCACCTCCTCGAACCCCCTCCTTAGGAATTCAATAGCCTTATCCCTAGGGAATGGGGGTACAGTGACGTTTACGAATGCCCTGCCGAATAATGGTGAACCCGCATCATTAAGCTTAAGGAACCTATAAACCATGCCTACTTCACTTCCTGTAAACACTAAACTAACCTTAAGGTTATCATAGGCGTAGGCCAAGGGGTACAGTAAATTATAACCCTTCAGCTTCCTTAATTCCTGGGACTCATCAAGCACAATAATGGCCCTCTTCCCCTCCCTTTCACCTATTTCCGAAAGCCTCTCAAGTAAGTCCGATACCTCAACCTTACCCCTACCCCACTTTAACTTAACCTCAAGCCCCATTACATTAACACCCTTAACACCGTTGAGTAATTTACGTAGCTTATCTGGAATGGTGTTTAACGCCTTCTCTAATTCTTGAGTAAGATCCCTGTAATTTAAGTAAAGCTTACCCTCGTATTTCCTTAAATCTAAGTAAATCCACAATGCATCTTCCTCCTTCATTAAGACCTTAATTAACGAGGATTTACCACTCCTCCTAATCCCAAGGAGAAGGGTAAGTGGGTACTTAATCCCAGTCCTCAGTTTACTAATCTCCTCTTCCCTATCGAAAAGATCCTTAGGGTCTTCTTTAGGTTTAGGGTCAAATAGCAGGGGAGGTCCCCAGTTACTGGAGAGGACCCCAGTTAATAAAACCTAGTGACCACGGCTTGAACTTGATCTAGGACTCTGGTTTAAGAAGGGTAATTGCACCCCTACTGCATGAGCTTACGCATATTCCACACCCAATGCATTCATCAGCCTTAATCCTTGGGTAACCTTGTTCATCAGTAATTATGGCGCTGCACTTAAGTGCAATGCAGTCTCCACATAGGTCACATAGGTTCCGGTTAACTACAGCCTTTAACCCACTCCTAAACCCACTAAGCCTAATCCAGGCTACACCACCATTGTTTAGGATACTGGTTATTAATTGGCATGCCTTATCGAGCTCCATACCACTATTAACCTCAATAATACTCACATTAGCGGGCGGTGGGCATTGGTCATCAATAATTATGAGAGTACCATCATCTACATTATCGTAGGCGTCGCATGATGTTGCAACAGTTACTCTACTACCATATGAGTAGTCCCCAATACCCTTAGCAACGGCTAGGGGGTTAATGTGGGTTACATCAGCAACGTCATTAATGTTCCTAGGCATGAAGTAAGTGGGGTTAGGGTTATAGTCAGGCCGCATTACTGTATCACTAAGCCTAATTAGGTAGGGTGAGGAGACTACTATTGGTACATTACCAAGCCTACCCTCCCTTCCTAATTTAAGTAGGCAGAATCTTATTAATGCCGCTGGGTCAATGGGGCCGTTATCAATTATCCTCCAAGCATCCTTCACTATTGAATCGAACTTAGCCTTAGAATCCTTGAACTCAACGTTTGGGTTAACTCCCTTAATTAAATTAACCATGAATGGCCTAGACTCCTCAACAACCTTAACCCCTGAGAGTTCATTAATTGGTAGTGGATTAACGTAGAGGCTCCTTGATACCGATGAGTCAGCGGGTAAGTAACCCTCAACCAATACGTCACCACCCCTCACATGTTCCCTAGCCCTGCTTAATGTTAACTTAACCCACTCATCACTAATACTCCACTGTTCAGGTAACCTCCACCTATTCCCCACACCCCAATTCCTATTGAAAACAGGCCTATTACCCAATACCTTAACCTCATTAAGCCTGGGGCAAAGTGACCTTGAGAGGAGGGGGTTAAGCCTAATGACGTATGGCTTCTCCACAACTGAACTATAGTGAAGAGCCTCATTTAATGCAGTGCTTAAACTATCCTCATCCCAAGGCTCAAGGCAAGGTAAGTTAATTAACCTGCAAAGGGGCCTAATGTCCCATAGGTCAATAACAGCAATAACCATGGAGCCCCTCACTGAGGCTACTGTTAACTCACCGAGGTGCCTAATGAAGCCGTAGGTGTCCAGTACCGTTAATGAATCCTGAGCAGTCATGGACATTCCCTGAACCACAGCCACAGGATCAGATACAGGGTATCCGCATGATCCAGTAAGCCTACTAACAATGGGTGACCTTTGGATTATCGTCTTCACTTGAACATTACTTAACCCAGTTTAATAAGGATACTGCTGGTCGGCCCGCCGGGATTTGAACCCGGGACCCCCCGGTTTCCGGCCACGGGGATTTAAGGTGAAATTGTCCCCCGTGGGGCTGACTACAGCCGGGTGCTCTGCCGCTGAGCTACGGGCCGGCTGACTGAAGCATTGCATTAATACAAGTTTTTTAAGCTTTCTCTCACATTAAAACAATAACACCATATTAGTGGCTTACTTCTGCTGCGGCTGATTTTTAGGCAATATGTATATTTTGTTACCTATTATTGAGTTGTTTGGAATTAGGACCTTAGAACCATCATTCTTAATGACCTCTGTGAACAATACGGCAACATCATTCACAATACCATCCTCACCAAGCAGGTTCACATGGTCATTTATCCTAAATGGCCTCGCCAACAGCAGAAATAAACCAGCCACGGCCTGCCCCAAAACTTGCTGAACCGAGAAACCAATGACAATTCCTAGGAAACCACCAATAGCTACACCTGCGACACCACCGCCAATGGCGCCAGCAATTCCCGCAATTAATGCGCCAATACCTATCAGTAGGAATACGTTTCTAATGGCTCTGGCAGTGGAATGGTCGTACCTAAACCTCATGGACCAGTATATAACGTCGGCAAAGGCGGACACTATTAGGTAGCCGAAGGCTAAGGTAAGTAGTACATTTATGTAAACCTCGTAAGGCTTAATGTATACGTGAAGCTTTGGAAGAGCCCATGTTATTAACCATTGCACTGCAGCCATCACAGCAACATATAGCACTATGTATACTACTAGCTTAGCCATGGCTTCTGCATGATGCCTACTTACCTCACTCTTACTTGTTTCCGACACACTAGTAGACATATTGTTAGGTATATGAATATGAATTTAAAAGTATTGCTCCCAGTAACTGGTTATACTATGTTTAATAATCTCTCAACACACTTATAATGCTGGAGCCAACTCAACAATCTGCTTAATCTTAGTGTTGATTGAAGTTTTATGTTCGCTTTAGAGTTTACTATGCTTTAACACTAATGGCAGTATTATGCATATGGTGTATGATGATCTACCCATAGTTAAGCTAAGTTAAGGACCAGGCCTCTACATAAAGACGTAGGGTAGGGGGTATGCCTAGAGCCAATGCGATACAGTGAGGTGGGAATCTCACCTCCTCAGGGATAGAGTAGTTGACTATAGGACAAATATTTATATAATAGTCTACTTTAGCTAATGCTTCATGGGTGTGGTCACTGAGAAGCTTGAGGGTGCTGAGGAGATTACTGGTAAGGGTGGTGTTAGGTTTATTATTAAGGAATTCGACATGAGTGACTTGGAGGATGTGGTTAGGATTAATAGGGCTGTCTTACCTGAGAATTATCCATCATACTTCTTCGTTGAGCATCACTTATCATTCCCCAAGGCCTTCATTGTGGCTAAGGTTAACGGTGAGACGGCTGGTTACGTAATGAGTAGGGTTGAGTTTGGTTGGTCCAACTTAAGGAGGGGTAGTATTGTAAGGAAGGGGCATATTGTATCCATTGGCGTGTTGCCCCAGTACAGGAGGATTGGGATTGGGTACAACTTAATGGTTAGGTCAATGAGAGCCATGAAGCACTTCTACAAGGCTAGTGAAGTTTACCTTGAAGTTAGGGTTTCCAATAAACCGGCCATTAGCCTATACGAGAAGTTGGGTTACGTAACCGTGGACGTTATTAAGGGTTATTACCATGACGGTGAGGACGCCTACATTATGGCTGCCTCCCTTGACAAATACTGAACTTATCAATTAATGGTTAATTCCCCGGTTAACTCATGGGGGTCATATATCTTGGCGTAGGTGAATATTCCCTTTAGATACGTTGAGACGTAAACCTTACCTATACTGCAGTCACCGTAATTCACCGTGAACGGTATTATCAACACGGCCCTATTCACATTACTCCTCTTCAACTCCTGCTCAATTGAATCCACAAGCTCCCTTAAGCCAGGCGTGTAGTTCGCTTGATTAAACTCAATGATCCTACTCACTACGGGAACCTTCTCACTACCATTCGGGTGCATTAGGAATATGCCTTCACTACTGATTACTGGTGAATACCCAAGTCTAGGTAAGTCTAGGTAATCGAATAATTTAACCGACAGCAGCCTACTGAGTATGTAGTATGTTAGGTAATTACCGCAGCACTTACATATTGGTTTACTGCACTTACTGTGTAGAAACTCATTAACAGACTGAATGCAGTTAATTAAGCCGCCGCTTATCATGAAGTCAAGCAACTGCATGGTGTAGTTTAACTCATCCCTCCTCTTCAACCCAATGGCCTTCAATGACTCTGGATTACCTGGCTTATAATTAATCAGTAGGTTCCTTAACACGCAGTTACCGTAGGCCATCTTCATCATTAACCTAGCGCATTCTGTGAGGAGGCCCTTCCTGAATAATTCCCCAATCCTAACCGCATCCTCGGTTAACTCCCCATTGTTAACTAGGCCCAAGGCCTGTAGGGTGGGTTCAATAACCCTAATGTTGGATTCACTTAAGCCATTAGACCTGAGGTAACTCACTAAGACCTCCTTAACACCCCTAAGGCCCTTGTCTGAGGCGTAAGCCAGTATATCGAGTATTCTCATTAACGGTACCCTGACATACCATGAGTTGCGCATGCACTCACTACTATTAACAATGCTTCTAATGTAGGCTAAGGCATCGTCAACACTCTTAAACATTGCCTTCCCGTCATCAGTCACTACCGTTACCTCATTTTCCGATACCAGTAGCTCTATCTTCATTACTGTTTGATTAAGGTTTAATCACGTTAAAATAGGTTACAGATAAAAATCCAAAGTTAATGATCCTTAAATGAACCATTCCTTGAAGTTAACTACGTTGTCTGGGTCATACGCAGGTATGATTACCCTGCTTCTGGCCCTCAGGTACTCGTAGGCGTTTAGGCACTCGTAAATATCCTCAGCTATACCTATGGGTATGTTCTCCCTAATGTTCCTAAGGGTGAAGGCTGAGTCCGTTAGGCTTACTACATAATCCTTAGTGTTAACCATCACTGCCATTGAACTCCTGTGGTGGCATCCAGTCCATTTGACGTTAACGCCATTAACAACCTCATCCTCATCATTAAGCAGTACTATCCTACCCCAAGCCTCCTCAAACAAGTAATCCCTAACGTACTTAGGTAGGTAAACGTCCCTGTTCAGGAACGGGGACGGCTTCGGGTTAACAACATCCTCAAACCAACCCCTCCTTGAGAAGTATATTTTAGCCTTCTTAAATAAGTCTAAGCCACCTACAGTATAGTCCTGCACTGGGGTTATTACCACGTGGGCTACGTCATCTGGCGTTAACTTAAGTCTCCTTAACACGTTCTCAATTCTCTCATCATCCTTAACAGTGAACCTGCACCTATCGCTACCCGCCCACTCCCTTAGGAACTTATTCCTTAGTGTTAGATCCCTAACTAAGCCAGTGCCCACTAGGACGTATCCATCATCAGTGTCAATTATCATGGTGTAGAAGCTTAACCTAACCCACTTATCGAAATCCCTCATCCAATACACTTCAGGCCCTGGAACCTCACCATGATCCCCAACCTTAGCTAACCAAAACCTCCTAATCACTTTAATCACCCCATGGCGTTATAACGAACCTTCCAAGCACCTTACCCTCACTTAATTTAACTAAGGCATCATTAACATCATCCTCGCTAAGCGGTATCTTCTCCACATACGACTTAACTCCATTATCCTTAATGAACCTAACCATCTCCTCCATTTCATTAATGCTACCGTAATTACTCCCAATAACAGTGTACTGCCAAGCCACGGAGTCGAAGACAGGTATGGGGTAGGACTTACCCTCCATACCTACCAACACCACTACACCACCCGGTTCAAGAAGTGGTATTGCCCTTGCTGACTCCTCATTGCCAACGAAGTCCAGGAGGACTGATGCACCGTCTGCACTGGCGCTCTTAACAATACTGCCTAAGTCGCTTGGGTGAACGGCGTAGTGGGCACCTAATTCCTCAGCCCACTTAAGCTTCTCGTCGCTTCTTGATACTGCAATAATAGTGACGTAGGGGGTCATCTTTCTAAGGTACTGTACAGCATATGAGGCTAAGCCACCCATCCCATAAACTATCGCCAGTGAGCCTGGGTACAGGTATGGTATGGTTTTCTTAACGGCTGAGTAGGATGTTAAGCCGGCATCAGCCAAGGGTGCCGCCTCAACAGGATCAATGTCTATTTTCACTAAATACCTGTAATCCGGTACATAGAGGTACTCCGCGTACCCACCGTAGTAGTTTGACTGACCTGGTATGCTTTGATCCCTACACTGCATGCACTTACCCACCCTACAGTACCTGCAGCCTGGGTCAGCCCAAATGGCGTACACAAGCACCTTATCCCCAGGCTTAAGTCCCTTAACCTTACCCCCAACCTCCTCCACCACGCCTGCATTCTCATGACCTAGGACGAAGGGTAGTTTGAAGCCCTCCCTAGGCTCAACACCCCTCCATAGCCTAACATCGGTCTTACACATTCCAGCCCCAATAACCCTAACTAGCACTGATTCATCATTACCAGGCTCCTTAACATCAATGGACTCAAGCCTAAGCCTCCCGCTGAACTCCCTTAGGATTAAGGCCCTAGCCCTCATTAATGTATCCAGCATTAACCTGATTTTAAAGTAATTAACCTAACAGGTTAGTTTAAAGTTAATTAACTGATTAACCACCTATCGTTGAGCTTCACCTCACCTGTACGTGGATTAACATTGTATGAGTGGTATTCCCCATTATTAAGCGGCTCACAGTTGGTTAAGGTGCGTGGCTTATAGTAATCCACTATTGTTGATGATGCGTAGAGGCTTGATTCACCAACCCTACACCAGTAAAGCCTATAGTAGTCATCACGCTCCTTATCCTTACCATCATTAAGCCTAGCATGGTAACCACCAACTATTACTTGAACCATATCCTGTTTAACAAGCATTATGCCTAGGTTAGCGCCAGTCCTCATGAAGCCCAGTAACCACCTTAAATCATCAATAGTAATACTACTCGACACCCTCCTGGCTAACGCTAAATTAGCCACGAAGGTATCATTATACTTAGCCTCAACCCACCCACCTAAGCCAAGTACCTTAATGAGCTCCTCCTTCCTAAATGAACCATTGTGAATCATGTAAACCTCATCCCCAGTACCAGTCACTGCATGAACTGGGTGGGTGGAGAAGAGGTTGATTGGAGTACCTGTGCTGGCTGCCCTTGCATGCATCATCTCAATGAATACCCCATCACCATTCACTAGGCTACTTAATGGGGAGTTGGGTAATGAGTCTAAGTATATTGGGTTAACACTCCTATGCACTGTCAACGATGGCTCACCCCCCAACCTACCTAACAGTGTTACTTTACCCCAGCCATCACTGTGCTTGGCTTCACCATACAGCCTACTACCGTATGGGTCGTTTGAAGCCGCCTTAATTAAACCATTAACCACATCCCCATACTGGTTAATGAAGTCAACCACATGCCCTATCATTACCAGCATCCTGCACATTAACTTGGATTAAGCGTTTTTGCGTTAAAAATAATTCGCGTGAATCAGCATTAATGTGGAAGTTAGAATGAGGATACTTAGGAGTTCACTTACCCTTTAGGTAATTCAGTAGTCCACCCTTAAGCAGTATTTCAAGGGCTACCCCAGTTATTGGCTTAGCCTTAACAACCCTTGAACCATTTATAATAATTTCACCGGCATCAACAATGACGCGTACATTATCACCATCATTAACCATCTTACTTATGCCCGGCACAGTTAAGACTGGGAGGCCATTATTTATTGCGTTCCTGTAGAATATCCTAGCGAAGTACTCCGCCAACACAGCCTTAACCCCAGCCGCCTTAAGCGCTATCGCAGCCTGCTCCCTACTTGAACCCATTCCAAAGGCCCTCCCACCAACAAGTATTACACCATTCTTAGCCTTCTCGTAGAAGTTTGGGTCAAGGGGCTCCATGGCATGCTTACCCAGTATTGATGGATCAGTGTAAACCAGGTACTTGGCTGGGATTATTACATCAGTGTCAATGTTATCCCCAACCTTAATTACCCTACCTTCCACGGCCAATTGAGGCATAGTTAACCCAGTTAATTTACTCATTTTAAATTTAACCTAAATAGCTACTGATGATTAATATAGTTCCTAACCCATACCCTACCATGAAACCAATACCATTAAGGCATAGCATTAATTTACGTTGGTAACTTTATGGGAAGAACCATTATTATACCTAGTAATCACTATAATTCCCCTGGAGTTTCATGAAATGATATTCTTGAGGTAAATGGTAATTATCCTTAAACTAATTCTTGAATAAACCAAGATCACTTAAGCTACGTTTCTTCATACTCAAATACCCATGAATCATTACTTAATTGAGTAATGAAAACGTAGGAAGCATTAATAGTAACGGTAGTAGGTTTAGAGAGAACTGAGTGAAGGCGGAACTGACCTCCTCCTTGTCCTTTAGGGTTGGGCTTTTCTTCAGGTGGTTTATTGCCTTCATTCTTATTACCGGTGGGTTTTAGCCATCTTGCTCCTTTTATCTAATGATAGGCCATGAGCCCTAGCCTCCCCGGAGGCTGACGGCGGGGACTGAACAAGTGATGCCGCCTCAGTGAGGGGCTCCGGAGAAGTGACGGTAAGCCCCAGTAGACGCAGAAACCCCACCATCCACGACGAGGAGCCGTCAGCAAGAATCACCTCCAACGCCCAGATCCCAGGGACAGGGAATACGTAGAATCCTCACAAGCATCCCCATGGAGGCGCTTTTTATCCCACAATACCTTAAAAACATTCAAATTAAAAAACCTACCCCTAATCCCAGAAGAGGCGAAGCCTGCTCTCCAGTTTGTCGATACTATTGCAATTACATTAACATTAATTAGGGAAGCAACCACACCTAAACCCCATCTTTTAGGGTGGTCTTCTTTCTTGAATGAATACTGAAGCAATGAATCTAAGCCAGCATTAATCAATAAGGACTACACCTAAGTGAGCCAGTAAACCACTAAACCCGCAAGAGTACCAACACGAAATTAAGTACATTGTAATATCTTAAAGTACCTTAGAAGCTTCCTCAATAAGTTTCTTAATGTCATTGAGCCTTGCCTTAACTACCTCAATGCTTAGTTTACCTTCATGGAATCCCCAGACATGTAGGCCATAGGCTGAGTCCCAGCCCTCCTTAACCCAAGGACCTAAGGTACTGGATAATGTGGTTGAGACCGTGAAGAGCATGTGAGCGAACCACCTGCCTTCCCTCACAGCTTGTTGATGTTCCATTAGATTATACTTCTCCGCTAATGCCTTAATAACCTCCTCAGCAGCCTTATACGCTTTCTCAGAGGCTTGAGCAACATCACCCTTAGCCAAATAATCCTCAGCCTCAGCCAAGTATCTTTTAGCAGCCTCAAGCCTAAGCTTCACAGCCTCCTGAGGATCCAGCCTAGAGACCGCCTCAATAATCAAATCCTCAACGCTAATACCTTTCTCCTCAGCAACCCTAATAAGCTCCTCCATACATATGATTTCTAACTCTAGAATAAATATTTTGTTAGATATTAATTCCTCCAGGGTTGAAACTATATTCAGTAATAATAAGTTAAGTAAGTAATTTACTCAGTAGTGTCAACATTATTCCCTTGATACTTCTATAATATTTATGATATTAATCTAATAAAGTTACACTATTTAAGATATTGAATAATTCTAAGGCAATATAACCATAATATTAGTAATATAATGAATAAAATATAACATTATATATTATTCAGCAACTACAGTAATAATGTTAGATAATGAACATAACCCTATTATTCATCTTAATGGATTAGATTATAGGTGTGCTACAATCTCCTCAGTGAATGCATTGGTGGTTAAACCACCACCTAGGTCTGGGGTTAACTTACCACTGCTTAAGGTACTCAAGACACTACGCTCAATTGCCTCACCTGCAGTTACGTAATTCCCACTACCCGTTTTACCACCCCACCATTTAAGCATCCAGGATATGCACAGTATTGTTGCCGTTGGGTTAGCTACCCCCTTCCCAGCTATGTCGAAGGCTGCACCGTGAACAGGCTCAAACATGGCCTTAGAGTCACCCATGTTCGCTGATGGTGCTAAACCAATACTGCCCGTCACGTAGGCAGCTATATCACTCAGTATATCACCGTAAAGGTTAGTGGTTAAGACTACGTCGAAGTCCTGCGGTCTCCTAACCATATCCATTACTGCGGAGTCTATGTACATTTCATTAACCGTAACGCCAGGGTACTTTAATGCAACCTCCTTGGCTACGGTCCTGAATAGTCCGTCTGTCACGCTTA is drawn from Caldivirga sp. and contains these coding sequences:
- a CDS encoding ATP-binding protein, which translates into the protein MLFDPKPKEDPKDLFDREEEISKLRTGIKYPLTLLLGIRRSGKSSLIKVLMKEEDALWIYLDLRKYEGKLYLNYRDLTQELEKALNTIPDKLRKLLNGVKGVNVMGLEVKLKWGRGKVEVSDLLERLSEIGEREGKRAIIVLDESQELRKLKGYNLLYPLAYAYDNLKVSLVFTGSEVGMVYRFLKLNDAGSPLFGRAFVNVTVPPFPRDKAIEFLRRGFEEVGVRVKDDELEDAYSNLGGIPGWLTYYGFNYLQERDHRKALDKTISLGVSLIMEEFRNFLSIRRGAESRYYAIMRVCVKGCRWSDVKRAIEAKEGVEIDDKRLSELLQNLTDASFLIKENDEYKPADIMISKAFESPINMGSY
- a CDS encoding 4Fe-4S binding protein, with the translated sequence MKTIIQRSPIVSRLTGSCGYPVSDPVAVVQGMSMTAQDSLTVLDTYGFIRHLGELTVASVRGSMVIAVIDLWDIRPLCRLINLPCLEPWDEDSLSTALNEALHYSSVVEKPYVIRLNPLLSRSLCPRLNEVKVLGNRPVFNRNWGVGNRWRLPEQWSISDEWVKLTLSRAREHVRGGDVLVEGYLPADSSVSRSLYVNPLPINELSGVKVVEESRPFMVNLIKGVNPNVEFKDSKAKFDSIVKDAWRIIDNGPIDPAALIRFCLLKLGREGRLGNVPIVVSSPYLIRLSDTVMRPDYNPNPTYFMPRNINDVADVTHINPLAVAKGIGDYSYGSRVTVATSCDAYDNVDDGTLIIIDDQCPPPANVSIIEVNSGMELDKACQLITSILNNGGVAWIRLSGFRSGLKAVVNRNLCDLCGDCIALKCSAIITDEQGYPRIKADECIGCGICVSSCSRGAITLLKPES
- a CDS encoding mechanosensitive ion channel domain-containing protein, coding for MSTSVSETSKSEVSRHHAEAMAKLVVYIVLYVAVMAAVQWLITWALPKLHVYIKPYEVYINVLLTLAFGYLIVSAFADVIYWSMRFRYDHSTARAIRNVFLLIGIGALIAGIAGAIGGGVAGVAIGGFLGIVIGFSVQQVLGQAVAGLFLLLARPFRINDHVNLLGEDGIVNDVAVLFTEVIKNDGSKVLIPNNSIIGNKIYILPKNQPQQK
- the rimI gene encoding ribosomal protein S18-alanine N-acetyltransferase is translated as MGVVTEKLEGAEEITGKGGVRFIIKEFDMSDLEDVVRINRAVLPENYPSYFFVEHHLSFPKAFIVAKVNGETAGYVMSRVEFGWSNLRRGSIVRKGHIVSIGVLPQYRRIGIGYNLMVRSMRAMKHFYKASEVYLEVRVSNKPAISLYEKLGYVTVDVIKGYYHDGEDAYIMAASLDKY
- a CDS encoding Zn-dependent hydrolase, giving the protein MIRRFWLAKVGDHGEVPGPEVYWMRDFDKWVRLSFYTMIIDTDDGYVLVGTGLVRDLTLRNKFLREWAGSDRCRFTVKDDERIENVLRRLKLTPDDVAHVVITPVQDYTVGGLDLFKKAKIYFSRRGWFEDVVNPKPSPFLNRDVYLPKYVRDYLFEEAWGRIVLLNDEDEVVNGVNVKWTGCHHRSSMAVMVNTKDYVVSLTDSAFTLRNIRENIPIGIAEDIYECLNAYEYLRARSRVIIPAYDPDNVVNFKEWFI
- a CDS encoding NAD(P)-dependent alcohol dehydrogenase, producing MRARALILREFSGRLRLESIDVKEPGNDESVLVRVIGAGMCKTDVRLWRGVEPREGFKLPFVLGHENAGVVEEVGGKVKGLKPGDKVLVYAIWADPGCRYCRVGKCMQCRDQSIPGQSNYYGGYAEYLYVPDYRYLVKIDIDPVEAAPLADAGLTSYSAVKKTIPYLYPGSLAIVYGMGGLASYAVQYLRKMTPYVTIIAVSRSDEKLKWAEELGAHYAVHPSDLGSIVKSASADGASVLLDFVGNEESARAIPLLEPGGVVVLVGMEGKSYPIPVFDSVAWQYTVIGSNYGSINEMEEMVRFIKDNGVKSYVEKIPLSEDDVNDALVKLSEGKVLGRFVITPWGD
- a CDS encoding 3-isopropylmalate dehydratase small subunit, with the protein product MAVEGRVIKVGDNIDTDVIIPAKYLVYTDPSILGKHAMEPLDPNFYEKAKNGVILVGGRAFGMGSSREQAAIALKAAGVKAVLAEYFARIFYRNAINNGLPVLTVPGISKMVNDGDNVRVIVDAGEIIINGSRVVKAKPITGVALEILLKGGLLNYLKGK
- a CDS encoding PaREP1 family protein, whose translation is MEELIRVAEEKGISVEDLIIEAVSRLDPQEAVKLRLEAAKRYLAEAEDYLAKGDVAQASEKAYKAAEEVIKALAEKYNLMEHQQAVREGRWFAHMLFTVSTTLSSTLGPWVKEGWDSAYGLHVWGFHEGKLSIEVVKARLNDIKKLIEEASKVL